The genomic region GGCGATTTCATGGCGCATTTCCCGGTGGATATCTACCAGACCGGTTCCGGTACCAGCTCGAACATGAACGCCAACGAGGTGATCGCGACCCTTGCCAGCCGTCTGTTGGGCGAGCCGGTCAACCCCAACGACCACGTCAACTGTGGGCAAAGCAGTAACGACATCATTCCCACCACCATTCATGTCAGTGCCGCGTTGGCCTTGCATGAGCAATTGTTGCCAGCCCTGGCGCATCTGGTGCAGGTCACCGAGGCCAAGGCGGTGCAGGTCCACCCGTTCATCAAGACCGGTCGCACCCACCTGATGGATGCCATGCCGGTGCGTCTTAGCCAGGTCCTCAATGGCTGGGCGGCTCAGCTCAAGGCTAACGTTGTGCACCTGCAGAACCTGCTCCCCAGCCTGCAATCCCTGGCGCAGGGCGGCACTGCGGTGGGTACCGGGATCAACGCGCACCCACAATTCGCCGAGCTGTTCAGTCGTCAACTGAGTGCCTTGACCCGGGTGCCGTTCACGCCTGGCAGCAATCTGTTCGCGCTGATCGGCTCCCAGGACACTGCGGTCGCCGTTTCCGGTCAGTTGAAGACCACTGCGGTGTCGTTGATGAAAATCGCCAACGACCTGCGCTGGATGAACTCCGGGCCACTGGCTGGCCTGGGCGAGATCGAACTGGAGGCCTTGCAGCCCGGTTCGTCGATCATGCCGGGCAAGGTCAATCCGGTGATTCCCGAAGCCACCGCCATGGTTGCTGCCCAAGTGATCGGCAATGACGGCACGATTGCCGTGGCCGGCCAGTCGGGCAATTTCGAACTGAACGTGATGTTGCCGATCATCGCCCAGAACCTGTTGAGCAGCATCGAACTGCTGGCCAATGTCAGCCGCCTGCTGGCCGACAAGGCGATCGCCAGCTTCAAGGTCAACGAGGCCAAGCTCAAGGAAGCGCTGTCGCGCAACCCGATCCTGGTCACTGCGCTGAACCCGATCATCGGTTATCAGAAGGCCGCCGAGATAGCCAAGAAGGCTTATCAGCAGGGCCGACCGATCATTGATGTCGCGCTCGAACATACCGATCTGCCCCGTAGCCAACTGGAAACCCTGCTGGATCCGGAAAAGCTCACGGCTGGCGGCGTGTAACCCACTGGATTGTCTGGAGGTTCGTCATGGAACACTGGAGACGCACGATCGAAAGGGCCAACCGCCATTTCAACCTGGGCGAGCTGGTTGATGCCCGCGAACACTACCTGCAGGCGCTGGCCCTGGCGCAGGTGCTGTTCGAGCGCTGGCCGGATGCCGAGGAGGCGGTGGCCGCCTGCGTGATTTCCCACCATAACCTGGCGGACCTGCACCTGCGCCTCAACCAGCCAGAAGAGAGCGTCGAGTACCTGTGTGCCGTTCACCAGCGCCTGTTGCAGGCGATGCAGGACACCCGACTCGCTCCCGCACTGCGTGAAGCGGCGTTGCATCAGAGCAGCAAAACCTACGTCGAACTGCTGGCCTTCATCAGCGAATACGGCGAATACCCCCGCACCAGCCGTCTGCTCCACAGCCAGACGGCCTCCTCGGGCACGGTCCCGTCGAGTCATCAACATGGAGTTCATTGAAATGCCCTACACCTTGCCTGCGCTGCCTTACAGTTACGACGCCCTGGAGCCGCATATCGATGCCAAAACCATGGAGATCCACTACACCACGCACCACCAGACCTACGTCACCAACCTCAATGCAGCCGTCGGGGGTTCGCAATGGGCCGACTGGTCAGTCGAGGCGCTGGTGGCTGGTGTCGGGCAACTGCCGGAAAAAATGCGTCCGGCAGTGATCAACCATGGCGGTGGTCATGCCAACCATTCGTTGTTCTGGGCAGTGATGAGCCCACTGGGCGGTGGTGAGCCTGAGGCGGCGCTGGGGCAGGCTCTCGATGAGCAACTGGGGGGTTTCGAAGCCTTCAAGGACGCCTTTACCAAAGCCGCATTGACGCGTTTCGGCAGCGGCTGGGCCTGGCTCAGCGTGACCCCGCAGAAAAAACTGGTGGTCGAGAGCAGTGGCAACCAGGACAGCCCGCTGATGAATGGCAATACGCCGATCCTCGGCCTGGATGTCTGGGAGCACGCCTATTACCTGCTGTACCAGAACCGTCGGCCGGAATACATCAACGCCTTCTATAACGTGATCAATTGGCCGGAAGTCGAACGGCGTTATCTCGCTGCCCTGGCATGAACCATATGACCCACAAGATCCAAAGCCGATGATGGAGACTGAAACCGTGGCAATGAGCACAGGGCGACGATTTCGCCAGGGAGTAGGCTTGCTGTTGTTGCTGGCGGGAGTGGTATTGCTTGTTGCGCGGCTGTTCGGCGGGGCGGGAGGCGGTTGATAGCAGGGGCGACGGTGGTGAAACGATCGATGGCAAGCTGGCTCCCCACTGCTTGGTGTGGGGCTGGCCTGCAGTGTGGGGCGAGTGTTTACTCGCCTTCGTCGAAATAGTTGTTGATCAGTGCCACCAGCGCTTCCATCGCCTCGTTTTCCTGCTCGCCTTCGGTTTTCATGTGAATCTTGGTGCCCTTGCCGGCAGCCAGCATCATCATGGCCATGATGCTCTTGCCATCGACCATGCTCTCGGGGGTGCGTCCTACCCGGATCTGGCAAGGGTACTGACCGGCAACGCCGACGAACTTCGCGGAAGCGCGGGCGTGCAGGCCCAGTTTGTTGATGATTTCGATTTCCAGAGCGGGCATCGCGATGGTGATCCTTTCAGCTAAGGTCGCGGTGGCGGACCTGGACGTTCTTCAGGGATTGTTGCAAGAGCCGACCCAGACGCTCGGTCAGATAGACGGAGCGGTGATGCCCGCCGGTGCAGCCAATGGCAATAGTGACATACGCACGGTTGCTGGCAGCGAAGCGTGGCAACCATTTGAGCAGGTAGCTGGAAATGTCCTGGAACATTTCCTCGACATCCGGTTGCGCGGCAAGGTAATCGGCCACTGGCTGGTCGAGTCCGGACTGCTCGCGCAACTCGGGTTTCCAATACGGATTGGGCAGGCAGCGCACGTCGAACACCAGGTCGGCGTCCACCGGCATGCCGCGCTTGAAGCCGAACGATTCTATCAGAAACGCGGTGCCCGGTTCCGGCTGGTTCAGCAGACGCAGCTTGATGGTGTCACGCAACTGGTAGAGATTCAGATGGGTGGTGTTGACCTTGAGGTCGGCCAGATCGGCAATCGGTCCCAGCAGGTTGGTCTCGTCGCGTATGGCCTCGGCCAGCGAGCGATTGGCACTGCTCAGGGGGTGGCGCCTGCGTGTCTCGGAGAAGCGCTTGAGCAGGGTTTCCTCGTCGGCATCCAGGTACAGGACGTCGCACTGGATATGCCGGCCGCGGACTTCGTTCAGCAGTTCGGGAAAGCGTGACAGGTGACTCGGCAGGTTGCGTGCGTCGATGGACACGGCGACCAGCGGCTGTGCCAGCTCGGTATTGATCAGTGCCCGTTCGGCCAGTTCCGGCAAGAGTCCGGCCGGCAGGTTGTCGATGCAGTAATAGCCGCTGTCCTCGAGTACATCGAGGGCGGTGCTTTTACCTGAGCCGGAGCGGCCGCTGACGATGATCAAGCGCATGTTTACTGACCGTTTTGTACGTCCAGGACAACCCGATACAGGGCCTCGTTGCTCGGTGCGCTACGCAGGCGGTCACGCACTTCCTTGCGATCCAGCATGCTGGCTATCTGCCTGAGCAATTCCAGGTGGGCATCGGTGGCGGCCTGCGGGACCAGCAATACGAACAGCAGGTCTACCGGGGCACCGTCGATGGCGTCGAAATCGATGGGGGCGTCCAGGTGCATCAGGGCACTGATGGGCGCCTCACAGCCTTTGAGGCGGCAGTGGGGAATGGCGATGCCGTTGCCAAAACCGGTGGAGCCGAGTTTTTCACGGGCAATCAGGCTCTCGTAGACATCCTGCATTTCCAGATCTGGCACTTCACGGCTGATCAGGTTGGCAATTTGTTCGAGGGCACGCTTCTTACTGCCACCCGGCACGTTCACCAGGGAACGGCCGGGGGTCAGGATGTTTTCAAGTCGAATCATGGGAGGGAGTTAACGACCCGTACCTTGGAGCAGGTGCAGGTTCTTTTCCTTATGCTTTTTCAGTTGGCGGTCCAGCTTGTCGGTCAGCAGGTCGATGGCTGCATACATATCATCATGTTCTGCATTGGCGACGACCTCACCACCGTGGATGTGCAAAGTGGCTTCGATTTTCTGCTTCAGTTTTTCGACGGCCATTGTCACCTGTACATTGGTGATCTTGTCGAAATGGCGTTCCAATCGGTTGAGCTTTTCGCCGATATAGGCCCGCAGTGGTTCGGTCACTTCCAGTTGGTGTCCACTGATATTGACTTGCATACAGCTTCTCCTTCGTTGCCAGTGCATAAAGCGGCAAGCCTGGTGGCTTGCCACTGGAACGCTGTGGCACGCCCGGCGGTTACATCAACCGCTTCCGTTCGCTGGAAGGCGCGATCCCGAGGGACTCGCGGTACTTGGCGACGGTACGACGGGCGACCTGAATGCCTTGTGCCTCCAGTAAACCAGCGATCTTGCTGTCGCTCAACGGCTTTTTCTGATTTTCCGCTGCAACCAGTTTCTTGATGATCGCGCGGATCGCCGTGGACGAGCATTCACCGCCTTCGGAGGTGCTGACATGGCTCGAGAAAAAGTATTTCAGTTCGTAGATACCACGCGGGGTATGCATGAATTTCTGGGTGGTGACCCGGGAAATGGTCGATTCATGCATGCCCACGGCTTCGGCGATGTCGTGCAGCACCAGTGGCTTCATCGCTTCGTCGCCGTACTCCAGGAAGCCGCGCTGGTGCTCGACGATCTGGGTGGCTACCTTCATCAACGTCTCGTTGCGGCTCTGCAGGCTCTTGA from Pseudomonas asplenii harbors:
- a CDS encoding class II fumarate hydratase, producing MSNTRIERDSMGELQVPANALYGAQTQRAVNNFPISHQRMPAQFIRALILAKAAAAQANVELKQVSAAQGKAIFDACQGLLEGDFMAHFPVDIYQTGSGTSSNMNANEVIATLASRLLGEPVNPNDHVNCGQSSNDIIPTTIHVSAALALHEQLLPALAHLVQVTEAKAVQVHPFIKTGRTHLMDAMPVRLSQVLNGWAAQLKANVVHLQNLLPSLQSLAQGGTAVGTGINAHPQFAELFSRQLSALTRVPFTPGSNLFALIGSQDTAVAVSGQLKTTAVSLMKIANDLRWMNSGPLAGLGEIELEALQPGSSIMPGKVNPVIPEATAMVAAQVIGNDGTIAVAGQSGNFELNVMLPIIAQNLLSSIELLANVSRLLADKAIASFKVNEAKLKEALSRNPILVTALNPIIGYQKAAEIAKKAYQQGRPIIDVALEHTDLPRSQLETLLDPEKLTAGGV
- a CDS encoding superoxide dismutase, translating into MPYTLPALPYSYDALEPHIDAKTMEIHYTTHHQTYVTNLNAAVGGSQWADWSVEALVAGVGQLPEKMRPAVINHGGGHANHSLFWAVMSPLGGGEPEAALGQALDEQLGGFEAFKDAFTKAALTRFGSGWAWLSVTPQKKLVVESSGNQDSPLMNGNTPILGLDVWEHAYYLLYQNRRPEYINAFYNVINWPEVERRYLAALA
- a CDS encoding HPr family phosphocarrier protein produces the protein MPALEIEIINKLGLHARASAKFVGVAGQYPCQIRVGRTPESMVDGKSIMAMMMLAAGKGTKIHMKTEGEQENEAMEALVALINNYFDEGE
- the rapZ gene encoding RNase adapter RapZ, giving the protein MRLIIVSGRSGSGKSTALDVLEDSGYYCIDNLPAGLLPELAERALINTELAQPLVAVSIDARNLPSHLSRFPELLNEVRGRHIQCDVLYLDADEETLLKRFSETRRRHPLSSANRSLAEAIRDETNLLGPIADLADLKVNTTHLNLYQLRDTIKLRLLNQPEPGTAFLIESFGFKRGMPVDADLVFDVRCLPNPYWKPELREQSGLDQPVADYLAAQPDVEEMFQDISSYLLKWLPRFAASNRAYVTIAIGCTGGHHRSVYLTERLGRLLQQSLKNVQVRHRDLS
- the ptsN gene encoding PTS IIA-like nitrogen regulatory protein PtsN, translating into MIRLENILTPGRSLVNVPGGSKKRALEQIANLISREVPDLEMQDVYESLIAREKLGSTGFGNGIAIPHCRLKGCEAPISALMHLDAPIDFDAIDGAPVDLLFVLLVPQAATDAHLELLRQIASMLDRKEVRDRLRSAPSNEALYRVVLDVQNGQ
- the hpf gene encoding ribosome hibernation-promoting factor, HPF/YfiA family, translated to MQVNISGHQLEVTEPLRAYIGEKLNRLERHFDKITNVQVTMAVEKLKQKIEATLHIHGGEVVANAEHDDMYAAIDLLTDKLDRQLKKHKEKNLHLLQGTGR